One part of the Arabidopsis thaliana chromosome 1 sequence genome encodes these proteins:
- a CDS encoding Protein of unknown function (PD694200) (LOCATED IN: endomembrane system; Has 35333 Blast hits to 34131 proteins in 2444 species: Archae - 798; Bacteria - 22429; Metazoa - 974; Fungi - 991; Plants - 531; Viruses - 0; Other Eukaryotes - 9610 (source: NCBI BLink).): protein MTTKMFSYVLLHSLMMFAIILSSMGSPEKYYDCKQDGCITTPPCWRKCVSMGYPKGGECRIYSYGGVCCCDLTSKPPN, encoded by the exons ATGACTACGAAGatgttttcatatgttttgttaCATTCATTGATGATGTTTGCTATCATCCTTTCTTCCATGGGTTCACCAG aaaaatattatgactGTAAGCAAGACGGATGTATAACCACACCACCATGCTGGAGAAAATGCGTGTCTATGGGATACCCGAAAGGAGGAGAATGTCGAATATACAGTTATGGCGGTGTTTGTTGTTGTGACCTCACTTCTAAGCCtcctaattaa
- a CDS encoding Calcium-binding EF-hand family protein (Calcium-binding EF-hand family protein; FUNCTIONS IN: calcium ion binding; INVOLVED IN: biological_process unknown; LOCATED IN: cellular_component unknown; EXPRESSED IN: 14 plant structures; EXPRESSED DURING: 4 anthesis, F mature embryo stage, 4 leaf senescence stage, petal differentiation and expansion stage, E expanded cotyledon stage; CONTAINS InterPro DOMAIN/s: EF-Hand 1, calcium-binding site (InterPro:IPR018247), EF-HAND 2 (InterPro:IPR018249), EF-hand-like domain (InterPro:IPR011992), Calcium-binding EF-hand (InterPro:IPR002048); BEST Arabidopsis thaliana protein match is: Calcium-binding EF-hand family protein (TAIR:AT5G28850.2); Has 645 Blast hits to 642 proteins in 124 species: Archae - 0; Bacteria - 0; Metazoa - 309; Fungi - 0; Plants - 144; Viruses - 0; Other Eukaryotes - 192 (source: NCBI BLink).) — MESITLDIELLQLPETSPMSMKSNQDFVKKLFDQWLALPETNRLVTSLVNDAKAGVALNVMCGGGSSGTNSGSNSPLASMFPARNGPPLSPRNSTGSPRIARQRTGLSNLSSPLKVVSDHVKELIPQFYFEDGRPPPNDLKEQCIAKINSLFYGHEDGLQLQEFKLVTTEICKVPSFFSTSIFKKVDTNNTGFVKREDFIDYWVKGNMLTKEITSQVFTILKQPDHNYLVQDDFKPVLQELLATHPGLEFLQGTPEFQDRYAETVIYRIYYYINRSGNGHLTLRELKRGNLVDAMQHADEEEDINKVLRYFSYEHFYVIYCKFWELDTDHDFLIDKENLIRYSNHALTYRIVDRIFSQVPRKFTSKTEGKMGYEDFVYFILAEEDKSSEPSLEYWFKCIDLDANGVLTRNELQFFYEEQLHRMECMAQEAVLFEDILCQLFDMVKPEDEGFICLNDLKGSKLSGNVFNILFNLNKFMAFETRDPFLIRQERANPTWTEWDRFAHREYIRLSMEEDVEDASNGSAEAWDDSLEVPF; from the exons atGGAGTCGATAACGTTAGATATAGAGCTGTTGCAGTTACCAGAGACATCGCCAATGTCGATGAAATCTAATCAAGATTTTGTTAAGAAGCTCTTTGATCAATGGCTTGCTCTTCCTGAAACCAATCGTTTG GTTACATCTTTGGTAAATGATGCAAAGGCAGGAGTGGCTTTGAATGTTATGTGTGGAGGAGGCTCTTCTGGCACGAATTCAGGGTCGAATAGTCCATTAGCTTCAATGTTTCCGGCACGCAATGGGCCTCCTCTTTCTCCAAGGAATTCAACTGGTTCTCCTCGGATCGCCAGACAAAGAACTGGACTATCAAATCTTAGTTCTCCTCTCAAAGTAGTTTCTGATCATGTTAAAGAACTCATTCCTCAG TTTTACTTTGAAGATGGTCGGCCACCACCAAATGATCTAAAAGAGCAGTGCATAGCTAAGATCAATAGTCTTTTCTATGGCCACGAGGATGGTTTGCAACTCCAAG aaTTTAAATTAGTCACTACTGAAATATGCAAAGTTCCATCATTTTTTTCCACCTCCATTTTCAAGAAAGTTGATACCAATAACACTGGTTTTGTGAAAAG AGAAGACTTCATTGATTATTGGGTTAAGGGAAATATGTTAACAAAGGAGATAACAAGTCAAGTATTTACAATATTGAAGCAGCCAGATCACAACTACCTTGTCCAG GATGATTTCAAGCCAGTGCTTCAAGAATTATTGGCAACACACCCTGGTCTTGAATTCTTGCAAGGCACACCGGAATTTCAGGATAGATATG CTGAAACTGTAATATACAGAATATATTACTACATAAATAGGAGTGGAAATGGGCATCTTACCTTGAGAGAGCTTAAGCGAGGAAATTTAGTTGACGCAATGCAGCATgccgatgaagaagaggacaTCAATAAGGTGTTGAG GTACTTCTCGTATGAACATTTCTATGTCATATACTGCAAGTTCTGGGAGTTGGATACAGATCATGATTTCTTAATCGACAAAGAGAATCTCATCCGATATAGTAACCATGCGCTCACCTATAGGATTGTCGATCGAATCTTTTCACAG GTACCGAGGAAGTTTACTAGTAAAACCGAAGGAAAGATGGGTTATGAGGATTTTGTTTACTTCATATTGGCTGAAGAAGACAAGTCATCAGAACCTAGTCTTGAGTATTG GTTCAAGTGCATTGATTTGGATGCAAATGGAGTTTTGACGCGGAACGAGCTGCAATTCTTTTACGAGGAGCAGCTACATAGAATGGAATGCATGGCGCAAGAGGCGGTGTTGTTTGAGGATATTTTGTGCCAATTATTCGACATGGTCAAACCAGAGGACGAAGGGTTCATTTGTCTAAATGATTTGAAGGGTTCTAAACTTTCTGGAAATGTCTTCAACATACTTTTTAACCTCAACAAGTTTATGGCGTTTGAAACGCGTGATCCCTTCCTCATCCGCCAG GAGCGCGCAAATCCGACATGGACAGAGTGGGATCGTTTTGCTCATAGAGAATATATTAGGCtatcaatggaagaagatgtCGAAGATGCTTCTAATGGAAGTGCTGAAGCATGGGACGACTCACTTGAGGTCCCCTTTTGA
- a CDS encoding TPX2 (targeting protein for Xklp2) protein family (TPX2 (targeting protein for Xklp2) protein family; FUNCTIONS IN: molecular_function unknown; INVOLVED IN: biological_process unknown; LOCATED IN: cellular_component unknown; EXPRESSED IN: 24 plant structures; EXPRESSED DURING: 15 growth stages; CONTAINS InterPro DOMAIN/s: Xklp2 targeting protein (InterPro:IPR009675); BEST Arabidopsis thaliana protein match is: WVD2-like 1 (TAIR:AT3G04630.3); Has 583 Blast hits to 565 proteins in 94 species: Archae - 0; Bacteria - 3; Metazoa - 163; Fungi - 46; Plants - 315; Viruses - 0; Other Eukaryotes - 56 (source: NCBI BLink).), with the protein MGRELVDKHMDKKANSLTASSTGSSDDNKVPSPSTNEAAEVKECTEQNLVADDARLRQQGITETPGSHKSSVKPRVTAKTTVPKPFSLSAEKPRRAAVDNNSLGNGASHNSSSASRVSQLNSPLPTRRIPDHKMHHDEEDSFSVASSSATSIRSFKPKITIGVAPTFSSTSRLERRREFYQKLEEKQKALEAEKRENEKRLKEEQEAVTKQLRKNMAYKANPVPSFYQEGPPPKQPLKKFPLTRPKSPNLNRRKSCSDTVNASYQEVKGKHCARHRHSVGGCKDEVKTNSVPRTPNSSSKDQMRKSKKGTPKSEEVHEMFNSGHDGETGENGVGVVEE; encoded by the exons ATGGGGAGAGAACTTGTAGACAAACACATGGATAAGAAAGCGAATAGTTTGACAGCTAGCTCGACGGGATCTTCAGATGATAATAAAGTCCCAAGTCCGTCTACTAATGAAGCTGCAGAGGTGAAAGAATGCACCGAGCAGAATTTGGTTGCGGATGATGCTCGTTTGAGGCAACAAGGGATAACTGAGACACCTGGATCCCATAAATCTTCTGTTAAACCTCGTGTTACTGCGAAAACAACTGTTCCAAAGCCGTTTTCCCTGTCGGCTGAAAAGCCTAGAAGAGCAGCGGTTGATAATAATTCATTAGGAAATGGTGCTAGCCATAACTCTTCTTCAGCATCAAGAGTTTCACAG CTAAACTCTCCTTTACCAACTAGGAGGATACCAGATCATAAGATGCAccatgatgaagaagatagttTTTCTGTTGCTTCCTC ATCAGCTACATCCATAAGAAGTTTTAAACCCAAGATAACGATTGGAGTTGCTCCAACATTTAGTAGCACATCGCGACTGGAGAGACGAAGAGAG TTTTACCAGAAGttagaggaaaaacagaaagcACTTGAAgcagagaaaagagaaaacgagAAAAGGCTTAAG GAAGAGCAAGAAGCAGTCACTAAGCAACTTAGGAAGAACATGGCTTACAAAGCTAATCCGGTACCAAGTTTCTACCAAGAGGGTCCTCCACCGAAACAACCATTGAAAAAG TTTCCATTGACTCGGCCTAAGTCACCAAACCTTAACCGTAGAAAGAGCTGCAGCGACACAGTTAACGCATCATATCAGGAAGTGAAGGGGAAGCATTGTGCTCGACATCGTCACAGTGTAGGTGGTTGCAAGGATGAAGTCAAAACGAACAGTGTCCCAAGGACACCAAATAGCAGCAGCAAAGATCAGATGAGAAAGTCCAAAAAGGGAACACCAAAGTCTGAAGAAGTACATGAAATGTTTAATAGTGGCCATGATGGAGAGACTGGTGAGAATGGCGTTGGTGTTGTGGAGGAGTGA
- the RPP27 gene encoding resistance to peronospora parasitica protein (resistance to Peronospora parasitica 27 (RPP27); LOCATED IN: endomembrane system; CONTAINS InterPro DOMAIN/s: Leucine-rich repeat-containing N-terminal domain, type 2 (InterPro:IPR013210), Leucine-rich repeat (InterPro:IPR001611); BEST Arabidopsis thaliana protein match is: receptor like protein 14 (TAIR:AT1G74180.1); Has 60601 Blast hits to 25411 proteins in 1007 species: Archae - 24; Bacteria - 5968; Metazoa - 12526; Fungi - 867; Plants - 37950; Viruses - 57; Other Eukaryotes - 3209 (source: NCBI BLink).), with amino-acid sequence MKTNFVILLLLLCVFAISPSQQEEINQHNPGIYHQKLLYKVQQWRTSLKESNSVELKLSLAAIVAGVLYFLAALISSACGIGSGGLFIPITTLVSRLDLKTGKRFLGQYLIWVILLLGQLHECKSCIEKERVALLDFKKYWMSITQESDLDYVFPTWNNDTKSDCCQWESIMCNPTSGRLIRLHVGASNLKENSLLNISLLHPFEEVRSLELSAGLNGFVDNVEGYKSLRKLKNLEILDLSYNNRFNNNILPFINAATSLTSLSLQNNSMEGPFPFEEIKDLTNLKLLDLSRNILKGPMQGLTHLKKLKALDLSNNVFSSIMELQVVCEMKNLWELDLRENKFVGQLPLCLGRLNKLRVLDLSSNQLNGNLPSTFNRLESLEYLSLLDNNFTGFFSFDPLANLTKLKVFKLSSTSDMLQIKTESEPKYQFQLSVVVIRVCSLEKIPSFLVVGKQSGT; translated from the exons atgaagactaattttgttattctacttcttctcctctgtgTTTTTGCGATCAGCCCTAGTcaacaagaagagatcaaTCAACATAATCCAGGGATATATCATCAAAAGCTGCTATACAAGGTCCAACAATGGAGAACATCTTtgaaagaatcaaattctgtAGAACTCAAGCTATCTTTAGCAGCCATTGTGGCTGGAGTGTTATACTTCCTTGCTGCCTTAATCTCGAGCGCATGTGGAATCGGCAGTGGAGGTTTATTCATTCCAATCACGACTCTAGTTTCACGGCTAGACTTGAAAACAG GGAAGCGTTTCTTGGGCCAATACTTGATATGGGTGATATTATTGTTGGGGCAGCTCCATGAATGCAAAAGCTGcattgagaaagaaagagtagCTTTGTTggattttaagaaatattggATGTCCATTACGCAAGAATCGGACTTGGACTATGTTTTCCCTACTTGGAATAATGACACAAAGAGCGATTGTTGCCAGTGGGAGAGCATTATGTGCAATCCTACAAGTGGGCGGCTTATCAGGCTTCACGTTGGTGCTTCGAATTTAAAAGAGAATTCTCTACTAAATATTTCTTTACTGCATCCCTTTGAAGAGGTTCGAAGTCTAGAATTATCAGCTGGGCTCAATGGCTTCGTTGATAATGTtgaag GTTATAAAAGCTtaaggaaattaaaaaatttggagATTCTGGATCTCTCTTATAATAATagattcaacaacaacatactTCCATTTATTAATGCTGCTACGTCACTTACAAGCCTTTCTCTTCAAAATAACTCCATGGAAGGCCCTTTCCCTTTTGAAG aAATAAAAGACTTGACAAACTTGAAACTATTGGATCTTAGTAGAAACATACTAAAAGGCCCCATGCAAG GGTTGACTCATCTGAAAAAGCTAAAAGCTTTGGATCTAAGTAACAATGTTTTTTCGAGCATAATGGAATTGCAAG TAGTTTGTGAAATGAAGAATTTGTGGGAGCTTGATCTTCgtgaaaataaatttgtagGTCAGCTTCCTCTTTGTTTAGGTAGATTAAACAAGCTAAGGGTTCTTGATTTGTCATCCAACCAGCTAAATGGAAATCTACCATCTACTTTCAACAGACTCGAGTCCCTTGAATATCTATCATTATTAGATAACAACTTCACCGGCTTCTTCTCATTTGATCCACTCGCCAACCTCACAAAGCTTAAGGTGTTCAAACTTTCATCAACATCAGATATGTTGCAAATCAAGACAGAGAGTGAgccaaaatatcaatttcaaCTAAGTGTTGTTGTAATAAGAGTTTGCAGCTTGGAGAAAATCCCTTCCTTTCTGGTTGTTGGCAAACAATCCGGAACTTAA
- a CDS encoding LRR receptor-like Serine/Threonine-kinase, with product MKRRYDSYFGATEFNNDVLDYMYGMDLSSNELSGVIPAELGSLSKLRVMNLSCNFLSSSIPSSFSNLKDIESLDLSHNMLQGSIPQQLTNLSSLVVFDVSYNNLSGIIPQGRQFNTFDEKSYLGNPLLCGPPTNRSCDAKKTSDESENGGEEEDDEAPVDMLAFYFSSASTYVTTLIGIFILMCFDCPLRRAWLRIVDASIASVKSMLP from the coding sequence atgaAGCGAAGGTATGATTCTTATTTTGGAGCAACTGAATTCAACAATGACGTACTTGATTATATGTATGGAATGGACCTATCAAGCAATGAGTTAAGTGGGGTTATCCCAGCAGAGCTTGGAAGTCTCTCAAAGCTACGAGTCATGAATTTATCTTGCAACTTCTTGTCCAGTTCAATACCATCTAGCTTCTCCAATCTCAAGGATATTGAGAGCCTTGACCTTTCGCATAACATGTTACAAGGAAGTATTCCTCAACAACTAACCAacctttcttctcttgttgTCTTTGATGTGTCTTACAATAATTTATCCGGAATCATTCCCCAAGGAAGGCAGTTTAATACCTTTGACGAGAAAAGCTACTTGGGAAATCCTCTTCTTTGTGGACCACCGACCAATAGAAGTTGTGATGCTAAGAAGACCTCAGATGAATCAGaaaatggaggagaagaagaagatgatgaagctCCTGTTGATATGTTGGCCTTCTATTTTAGTAGTGCTTCGACTTATGTAACTACATTGATAGGCATTTTTATACTTATGTGCTTTGATTGTCCTTTGCGTCGAGCATGGCTCCGCATTGTCGATGCTTCCATCGCCTCAGTCAAAAGTATGTTGCCTTAA